CTCGTGACCTCTCCCCGCTCAAAGAGCCCCACGAGCCGGGCGAGGCCCTCGGGGGAGAGCCGGGTGTCCTCCAGGCGGAGGCCCCGCTCGTGGAGAAGCCCCGCCACGTCGGCGAGGAGCCAGTTGGCCAGGGCCTGGGGAGAGGCGAGGCCCAAGGGAAGGGCCTGGTCCAGGAAACGGGCGAGGGAGGGGGTGTAGGCCAGGACCTCGGCGTCCTTTTCCTTGATGCCTAGAGCGCGGTAGCGGGCCTCCTTCTCCCAGGGGAGCTCGGGAAGGCTTCGCCGCACCTCCTCAAGCCAGTCCCGGGGGATGGCCACCGGGGGCAGGTCGGGCTCGGGGAAGTAGCGGTAGTCGGCCTCCTCCTCCTTGGTGCGCATGGGGTAGGTTTTGCCGCTCCCCTCCTCAAAGCCCAGGGTCGCCTGCTTCACCTTCTCCCCCCGCCTTAGGATCTCCGTCTGGCGGCGGATCTCGTACTCCAGGGCCCGTTGCACGCTCTTAAAGGAGTTGAGGTTTTTGATCTCCACCTTGGTGCCCAAAGGCTCCCCTACCCGCCGCACGGAGACGTTGACGTCGGCCCGGAGCTTGCCCTCCTCGGGGGAGGCGTCCGAGATCCCCAGGGTCTGGACCAGGGCCTGGATGCGCTGGAGAAAGCGCCTGGCCTCCTCGGGGGTCTTGAGGTCGGGCTCGGTGACGAGCTCAATGAGGGGGCTTCCCGCCCGGTTGAGGTCCAAAAGGGTCCGCCCTTCCAGGTGGAGGCTTTTCCCCGCGTCCTCCTCCAGGTGGAGGCGCTTGATGCGCACCCTTCGCTCCCCCAAGGGCAGGCTTCCCCCCCGGCCCAAGGGGAGGTCATACTGGCTGATCTGGTAGTTCTTGGGGAGGTCGGGGTAGAAGTAGTTCTTGCGGTGGAAGACGAGCCTTTCCGGCACCTCGGCCCCCAAGGCCAGGGCGAGCCTGAGGCCGTGCTCCACCGCCGCCCGGTTGGGCACGGGGAGGGCCCCCGGGAGGCCTAGACAGACCGGGCAGGTGTGGGTGTTGGGCTCCGCCCCGAAGTAGTCCGCCCGGCAGCCGCAGAACATCTTGGTGCGGGTCTTGAGGTGCAGGTGGACCTCGAGGCCGATGACGGCTTCGTACATCGGGGAAAGTTTACCGCCTGGCGCCCTCGGGCGCGCCCGCGAGCCTCATGAACTCCTTGGGGTCCACGGCCCTGGCGAGCCCCATCTCGTAGGTGATGAGCTTGCGCTTGTACAGGTCGGCGAGGCAGGCGTCCATGGTGATCATCCCGTACTGGCCGCCCGTCTGGATCACGCTCCTTAACTGGTGGCTCTTCCCCTCCCGGATGAGGGCCCTCACGGCCGGGGTGGCGATCATGAGCTCGTAGGCCAGGACCCGCCCGCCGCCAAAGGCCTTGGGCAGGAGTTGTTGCGTGAGGACGGCCACCAGGTTGTTGGAGAGCTGCACCCGGACCTGTTCCTGCTGGGCCTCCGGGAAGACGTCCACGATGCGGTCTACCGTTTCCGGGGCGGAGTTGGTGTGGAGGGTGCCCATGACCAGGTGCCCCGTCTCGGCGGCGGTGATGGCGGCGGCGATGGTCTCGTAGTCCCGCATCTCCCCCACGAGGATCACGTCCGGGGCCTGGCGGAGGACGCTGCGGAGCGCCTTGTGGAAGCTCTTGGTGTCGGAGCCGATCTCCCGTTGGTTCACGATGGCCCGTTTGTGCTTGTGGAAGAACTCTATGGGGTCCTCAATGGTGACGATGTGGCAGGCCTTGCGTTCGTTGATGTAGTCGATCATGGCGGCCAGGGTGGTGCTCTTGCCCGACCCTGTGGGCCCCGTGACCAGGACGAGGCCCCGGGGGCTCATGGCGATGTCGGCGATGACCTTGGGGAGGCCGAGCTCCTCAAAGCTCTTCACGGTGCTCGGCACCACCCTCAAGACCCCCCCCACGCTCCCCCGTTGCAGGAAGACGTTGACCCGGTACCGCCC
This region of Thermus thermophilus genomic DNA includes:
- the gatB gene encoding Asp-tRNA(Asn)/Glu-tRNA(Gln) amidotransferase subunit GatB, giving the protein MYEAVIGLEVHLHLKTRTKMFCGCRADYFGAEPNTHTCPVCLGLPGALPVPNRAAVEHGLRLALALGAEVPERLVFHRKNYFYPDLPKNYQISQYDLPLGRGGSLPLGERRVRIKRLHLEEDAGKSLHLEGRTLLDLNRAGSPLIELVTEPDLKTPEEARRFLQRIQALVQTLGISDASPEEGKLRADVNVSVRRVGEPLGTKVEIKNLNSFKSVQRALEYEIRRQTEILRRGEKVKQATLGFEEGSGKTYPMRTKEEEADYRYFPEPDLPPVAIPRDWLEEVRRSLPELPWEKEARYRALGIKEKDAEVLAYTPSLARFLDQALPLGLASPQALANWLLADVAGLLHERGLRLEDTRLSPEGLARLVGLFERGEVTSRVAKSLLPEVLEGQDPEALVRERGLKVVADEGALKALVAEAIAAMPEAAESVRQGKVKALDALVGQVMRKTRGQARPDLVRRLLLEALGVG
- a CDS encoding type IV pilus twitching motility protein PilT, which encodes MAKTPDVVDLLALAVERGASDLVITVGLPPMLKIDGEFHPTEYEPLTPQETRRLMYALMDEKQQRIFEEEKELDFSFSLPGKGRYRVNVFLQRGSVGGVLRVVPSTVKSFEELGLPKVIADIAMSPRGLVLVTGPTGSGKSTTLAAMIDYINERKACHIVTIEDPIEFFHKHKRAIVNQREIGSDTKSFHKALRSVLRQAPDVILVGEMRDYETIAAAITAAETGHLVMGTLHTNSAPETVDRIVDVFPEAQQEQVRVQLSNNLVAVLTQQLLPKAFGGGRVLAYELMIATPAVRALIREGKSHQLRSVIQTGGQYGMITMDACLADLYKRKLITYEMGLARAVDPKEFMRLAGAPEGARR